One genomic window of Camelina sativa cultivar DH55 chromosome 5, Cs, whole genome shotgun sequence includes the following:
- the LOC104784950 gene encoding polygalacturonase-like yields the protein MANNISFPCSIILLSIIFFFFINSSHAMPSFNVQRYGARGDGRTDATNSFLTAWSLACRSRARAMVYIPRGTYMVRNLVFWGPCKNVITFKIDGTLVAPANYWSIGNSGYWILFAKVNRISVYGGTIDARGAGYWSCRKSGGHCPQGARSISFSWCSNVLLSGLTSFNSQNMHVTVHHSSNVRIQNVRIRAPSGSPNTDGIHIQSSSGVTITGGTIATGDDCIALSQGSRNIWIERVNCGPGHGISIGSLGDYANEEGVQNVTVTSSVFTKTQNGVRIKTWARPSRGFVRNVVFRNLIMRNVGNPVIIDQNYCPNGRGCPRQSSGVKISGVTFANIKGTSTTPIAMKLDCSGSNHCTGLRLQDIKLTYMRRSSASYCRNVHGRASGVMIPRNCM from the exons ATGGCCAATAACATCTCTTTTCCTTGTTCcataatattattatctatcatcttcttcttttttatcaaCTCATCACACGCAATGCCATCGTTTAACGTACAAAGATACGGAGCTAGAGGTGATGGAAGAACAGATGCGACCAACTCCTTTTTGACAGCTTGGTCATTAGCATGCCGCTCACGGGCTAGGGCCATGGTCTACATTCCCCGTGGAACATATATGGTCAGAAACCTAGTCTTTTGGGGTCCTTGCAAGAACGTTATAACTTTCAAAATCGATGGAACACTCGTGGCTCCGGCAAACTATTGGAGTATAGGTAATTCCGGTTACTGGATTCTCTTTGCTAAAGTAAACCGGATCTCGGTTTATGGTGGCACCATTGATGCTAGAGGAGCTGGTTATTGGTCATGTAGAAAGAGTGGTGGACATTGTCCTCAAGGTGCAAGg TCTATATCGTTCAGCTGGTGCAGTAATGTTCTACTAAGTGGTCTAACGTCGTTTAATAGCCAAAATATGCACGTCACGGTTCATCATTCCTCTAATGTTCGGATTCAAAACGTAAGAATTAGAGCTCCAAGTGGAAGCCCTAACACCGACGGTATTCACATCCAATCTTCTTCTGGAGTCACTATTACTGGCGGAACCATTGCGACCGGTGATGACTGTATTGCTCTTAGTCAAGGATCTAGGAACATTTGGATCGAACGGGTGAACTGTGGACCTGGACATGGAATCAG CATTGGGAGTCTTGGGGATTACGCTAATGAGGAAGGTGTGCAGAATGTAACCGTGACGAGCTCTGTTTTCACCAAGACGCAGAACGGAGTAAGAATAAAGACTTGGGCTAGGCCGAGCAGAGGGTTTGTGAGAAATGTTGTATTTAGGAATCTGATAATGAGGAATGTTGGTAACCCGGTGATTATCGATCAGAACTATTGTCCTAATGGAAGAGGATGTCCTCGTCAG AGCTCTGGTGTGAAGATAAGTGGAGTGACTTTTGCAAACATAAAAGGAACATCAACAACACCAATAGCTATGAAACTGGATTGTAGTGGAAGCAATCATTGCACCGGGCTTAGGTTACAAGACATTAAGCTCACTTACATGAGAAGATCATCAGCTTCTTATTGTAGGAATGTCCATGGACGAGCCTCTGGAGTTATGATTCCAAGGAATTGCATGTGA
- the LOC104784948 gene encoding polygalacturonase-like, whose amino-acid sequence MANNISFPCAIILFSILFFLMNSSNAMQSFNVQRYGARGDGRTEATKPFLTAWSLACGSRAQAMVYIPRGTYLVRNLVFWGPCKNIITFKIDGTLVAPANYWSIGNSGYWILFAKVNRILVYGGTIDAKGAGYWSCRKKGGYCPQGARSLSFSWCNNVLLSGLTSLNSQNIHITVHHSSNVRIQNIRIRAPSGSPNTDGIIVQSSSGVTISGATIGTGDDCIALTQGVKNVWIERVSCGPGHGISIGSLGEYTNEEGVQNITVTSSVFTKTQNGVRIKTWAKPSTGFVRNVQFRNLIMRNVENPVIIDQNYCPNRNGCSRQGSGIKISGVTYANIKGTSTTPIAMKLDCSGSKPCTGLRLQNINLTYMRRSSASYCRNAHGQSSGVMVPRNCM is encoded by the exons atgGCCAATAACATCTCTTTTCCTTGTGCAATTATATTAttctctatattattttttcttatgaacTCATCCAACGCAATGCAATCATTTAATGTACAAAGATACGGAGCTAGAGGTGATGGCAGAACAGAGGCGACCAAACCATTTTTGACGGCTTGGTCATTAGCATGTGGCTCACGGGCTCAAGCAATGGTCTACATTCCCCGTGGAACGTACTTGGTTAGAAACCTAGTCTTTTGGGGTCCTTGCAAGAACATTATAACTTTCAAAATCGATGGAACGCTCGTGGCTCCGGCGAACTATTGGAGTATAGGTAATTCCGGTTATTGGATTCTCTTTGCTAAAGTAAACCGGATCTTGGTTTACGGCGGCACCATTGATGCTAAAGGAGCTGGTTATTGGTCTTGTAGAAAGAAAGGTGGTTATTGTCCTCAAGGTGCAAGG TCTTTATCATTTAGCTGGTGCAACAATGTTCTATTAAGCGGGTTAACGTCATTGAATAGCCAGAATATACACATCACAGTTCATCATTCTTCTAATGTTCGGATTCAAAACATAAGAATTAGGGCTCCGAGTGGAAGCCCTAACACCGACGGTATCATCGTCCAATCTTCTTCTGGAGTCACCATAAGTGGTGCAACCATAGGGACTGGTGATGACTGCATTGCTCTTACTCAAGGAGTTAAGAATGTTTGGATCGAACGTGTGAGCTGTGGACCCGGACATGGAATAAG CATTGGGAGTCTTGGGGAATACACTAATGAGGAAGGGGTGCAGAACATAACCGTCACGAGCTCTGTTTTCACCAAGACGCAAAATGGAGTAAGAATAAAGACTTGGGCTAAGCCGAGCACAGGGTTTGTAAGGAATGTGCAATTTCGAAATTTGATAATGAGGAACGTAGAAAATCCAGTGATCATTGATCAAAACTATTGCCCTAATAGAAACGGTTGCTCTCGTCAG ggatCTGGTATAAAGATAAGTGGAGTGACTTATGCAAACATAAAGGGAACATCAACAACACCTATAGCAATGAAACTGGATTGTAGTGGAAGCAAGCCATGCACAGGGCTTAGGTTACAAAACATTAATCTTACTTACATGAGAAGATCGTCAGCTTCATATTGTAGGAACGCCCATGGACAATCCTCTGGAGTTATGGTTCCAAGGAATTGTATGTGA